In Phocoena phocoena chromosome 3, mPhoPho1.1, whole genome shotgun sequence, a single window of DNA contains:
- the LRRC14B gene encoding leucine-rich repeat-containing protein 14B has translation MDVGCLRAGGPLEACSLAFQAMQAMDGSPQVQPPRVQGKLLTAAATKNRREGDASLGEAQGRALSRLQPLQVGMMQSLRFISAEALASHPQVARQSVDGVAHNLYPLLFKASYLLEQAEVIRVLLERWPLEEFRLGALLGPSADHPGDLRDRACRACLEACVRGLADHTLWGGGRRRLRVADLTGIRDVQVQGCPCGRALGRWGRTKLLARTCCELQAEPRAARRPVEVLADIFVTGGNFDLVVRALGPEGPAPLRVRCLSFRADSVGPGQLVQVLRLAGPGELRRLEVVHNVRLHAGHVQQLLAQLGFPRLVSLTLPAKAFDAPPTSTPAPDGEDALLTSIARELSRMTQLTELSVAFSTLTGKLQKLLGPLRTPLRVLDLGNCALNHADMAFLANCTHAAHLEVLDLSGHCLVDLFPSTFFRLLGQAAPTLRALTLEECGLADRHVGALSLALGPCRRLQELRFLGNPMSARALRRLFVALCGLPRLQSVEFPVPRDCYPEGSAYPQDELAMSKFDQQKYSAIAEDLSALLLRAGRDDIRLSTPLFGSFDPDIQETSNELGTLLLQAFKTALENFSRALKQME, from the exons ATGGACGTGGGGTGTCTCAGAGCAGGGGGCCCTCTGGAAGCGTGTTCCCTCGCCTTCCAGGCGATGCAGGCCATGGACGGCAGTCCCCAGGTGCAGCCCCCACGGG TCCAAGGCAAGCTGCTCACAGCAGCTGCAACTAAAAATAGGCGAGAAGGGGACGCGTCTTTGGGAGAAGCACAGGGGAGAGCGCTGTCCCGGCTCCAGCCGCTGCAGGTGGGCATGATGCAGTCACTACGCTTCATTTCTGCTGAGGCCTTGGCGTCCCACCCCCAGGTGGCCCGGCAGAGCGTGGACGGCGTGGCCCACAACCTCTACCCGCTGCTCTTCAAAGCCAGCTACTTGCTGGAGCAGGCGGAGGTGATCCGCGTTCTGCTGGAGCGCTGGCCGCTGGAGGAGTTCCGGCTGGGTGCTCTGCTGGGCCCCAGCGCAGACCACCCCGGGGACCTGCGGGACCGGGCCTGCAGGGCCTGCCTGGAGGCCTGCGTGCGCGGCCTCGCGGACCACACGCTCTGGGGCGGGGGCCGGCGGCGTCTGCGGGTGGCCGACCTCACGGGCATCCGAGACGTGCAGGTGCAGGGCTGTCCCTGTGGGAGGGCGCTGGGCAGGTGGGGCCGCACCAAGCTGCTGGCCAGGACCTGCTGCGAGCTGCAGGCGGAGCCCCGTGCGGCCCGGCGCCCCGTAGAGGTCCTCGCCGATATCTTCGTCACCGGGGGTAACTTCGACTTGGTGGTGCGGGCCCTGGGGCCGGAGGGTCCCGCCCCACTGCGCGTGCGCTGCCTCTCCTTCCGGGCCGACAGCGTGGGCCCCGGGCAGCTGGTGCAAGTGCTGCGTCTGGCGGGGCCGGGCGAGCTGCGCCGGCTGGAGGTGGTGCACAACGTGCGTCTGCACGCCGGCCACGTGCAGCAGCTGCTGGCCCAGCTGGGCTTCCCCCGGCTGGTGTCGCTCACCCTGCCCGCCAAGGCCTTCGATGCGCCGCCTACCAGCACCCCCGCCCCTGACGGCGAGGACGCCCTGCTCACCTCCATCGCCCGGGAGCTCAGCCGGATGACGCAGCTCACCGAGTTGAGCGTGGCCTTCTCCACGCTGACCGGGAAGCTCCAGAAACTGCTCGG CCCCCTCCGGACTCCGCTGAGAGTGCTGGACCTGGGCAACTGTGCCCTGAACCACGCGGACATGGCCTTCTTGGCGAACTGCACCCACGCCGCCCACCTGGAGGTGCTGGACCTCAGCGGGCACTGCCTGGTGGACCTGTTCCCCTCGACCTTCTTCCGGCTGCTGGGCCAGGCCGCCCCGACGCTGAGGGCCCTGACCCTGGAGGAGTGCGGCCTCGCGGACCGGCACGTGGGCGCGCTGAGCCTGGCCCTGGGCCCCTGCCGCCGGCTGCAGGAGCTCCGCTTCCTGGGGAACCCAATGTCGGCCCGCGCGCTCCGGCGCCTCTTCGTGGCGCTCTGTGGGCTCCCCCGGCTGCAGAGCGTGGAGTTCCCGGTGCCCAGGGACTGCTATCCCGAGGGCAGCGCCTACCCACAGGACGAGCTGGCCATGTCCAAATTCGACCAGCAGAAATACAGCGCGATCGCAGAGGACCTGAGCGCGCTGCTGCTGCGGGCCGGCCGCGACGACATCCGGCTCTCCACGCCCCTCTTCGGAAGCTTCGACCCGGACATTCAAGAAACGAGCAATGAACTCGGAACGCTCTTGCTGCAAGCCTTCAAAACTGCCCTGGAAAACTTCTCCAGAGCGCTGAAGCAAATGGAGTAG
- the CCDC127 gene encoding coiled-coil domain-containing protein 127, with product MNNLNDPPNWNIRPSSRADGGDGSRWNYALLVPMLGLAAFRWIWSRESRKEIEKEREAYHQRTAAFQRDLEAKYRATISESRRAVAQLSLELEKEQNRTTSYREALISQGRKMVEEKKLLEQERARALQEKGQPLRSAYLSYLGKEEEWQRRARLLLRDFEDALTERQSVYCSLLLPRHKRLEIEKSLLGRASTDPVAADLEMAAGLTDIFKHDTYCGDIWNTNKRRNGRLMWLYLRYWELLVELKKFKSVERAILEK from the exons ATGAATAACTTAAATGACCCCCCAAATTGGAATATCCGGCCCAGTTCCAGGGCTGATGGGGGTGATGGAAGCAGATGGAATTATGCCCTGTTGGTTCCAATGCTGGGACTGGCTGCTTTTC GTTGGATTTGGTCTAGGGAGTCCcgaaaagagatagaaaaagagagggaagcaTACCATCAGAGAACAGCTGCCTTCCAGCGGGACCTCGAAGCCAAGTACCGTGCCACGATCTCAGAAAGTCGGCGGGCCGTGGCACAGTTGTCCCTGGAActtgaaaaggaacaaaacagaacGACTAGCTACCGAGAAGCCCTCATCTCTCAGGGGCGCAAGATGGTAGAAGAGAAGAAGCTTCTGGAACAGGAGCGGGCTCGGGCCCTGCAGGAGAAGGGGCAGCCCTTGCGGAGCGCGTACCTGAGCTACCTGGGCAAGGAGGAGGAGTGGCAGCGGAGGGCCAGGCTTCTGCTGAGAGACTTCGAGGACGCTCTCACAGAAAGACAGAGCGTCTACTGCAGTCTGCTTCTCCCTCGCCACAAGCGGCTGGAGATCGAGAAGAGCCTGCTGGGCCGAGCGTCCACCGACCCAGTTGCTGCTGACCTGGAGATGGCAGCTGGCCTGACCGACATATTCAAGCACGACACGTACTGTGGTGACATCTGGAACACCAACAAGCGCCGAAACGGGAGGCTTATGTGGCTGTATCTCAGATATTGGGAACTACTGGTCGAGCTGAAAAAGTTTAAGAGCGTAGAGAGAGCCATACTGGAAAAGTAA